In Populus trichocarpa isolate Nisqually-1 chromosome 12, P.trichocarpa_v4.1, whole genome shotgun sequence, a genomic segment contains:
- the LOC7454038 gene encoding uncharacterized protein LOC7454038 isoform X1, whose translation MQFQGLLFTGCYSNLLVADRRYNLTVNPSFTLKNKSSSVRAHAALKLGHIQRSNSTSTCARGLLWRWGVSKVISIYLLCCLNLVALAQDYPSLSTSSYECEDVSSYYASVKGLEGKALKKKLHSVISKHQSLSYKEVWDALKFLDATNVDRPQASSGIVEIYSLRAVSKNLAGKPEGWNREHLWPRSYGLISGPSLTDLHNIRPADVNEFHAVNSSRGNKYYGECNKKSIRCLKPANKEAAFDTETDKERWTPPTKVRGDIARAIMYMAVCYGLHQPGGQNLHLSDSPSIENREMGLLSTLLKWNEVDPPSREEKLRNDRVCKFYQHNRNPFVDHPEYVSLIWKRVTPTHQNRHFPAKKEIMK comes from the exons ATGCAGTTTCAAGGGCTTCTGTTTACTGGTTGCTACTCCAATCTTCTAGTAGCTGACAGGAGATACAACCTCACAGTCAACCCCTCTTTCACACTCAAGAACAAGTCTTCCTCAGTAAGGGCACACGCTGCCCTCAAACTTGGCCATATTCAAAGAAGCAACAGCACCAGTACTTGTGCCAGAGGTTTATTATGGAGATGGGGGGTGTCTAAAGTCATCTCCATTTACTTGTTGTGTTGCCTCAATCTTGTAGCACTGGCTCAAGATTATCCATCTTTATCCACTTCTTCGTATGAATGTGAGGATGTTAGCAGTTACTATGCAAGTGTGAAGGGATTAGAAGGGAAAGCACtgaaaaagaaacttcattctGTTATCTCCAAGCATCAGTCACTGTCTTACAAAGAGGTTTGGGATGCCCTCAAGTTTCTTGATGCTACAAATGTTGATAGGCCTCAAGCTTCATCTGGGAT AGTTGAAATTTACTCTCTGAGAGCTGTTTCGAAAAACTTAGCTGGAAAACCTGAAGGATGGAATA GGGAACATTTGTGGCCTCGTTCTTATGGGCTAATTAGCGGTCCATCCTTGACTGATCTACATAATATTCGCCCGGCAGATGTGAATG AGTTCCATGCAGTAAATTCATCTCGGGGAAACAAATACTACGGAGAATGCAATAAGAAATCAATACGATGTCTAAAGCCTGCAAACAAAGAAGCTGCTTTTGACACGGAAACAGACAAGGAGAGATGGACACCACCTACAAAG GTTAGAGGGGATATAGCAAGGGCAATAATGTACATGGCTGTATGTTATGGGCTTCATCAACCAGGTGGACAAAATCTTCACCTTTCTGATTCTCCAAGCATTG AGAACAGAGAGATGGGACTTCTTTCTACATTGCTAAAATGGAATGAAGTTGATCCACCTTCAAGAGAAGAGAAGCTGAGAAATGACAGGGTCTGCAAGTTTTATCAGCACAATAGAAATCCTTTTGTCGATCATCCTGAGTATGTCAGTCTTATTTGGAAAAGAGTTACCCCAACCCACCAAAATCGGCATTTTCCTGCCAAGAAGGAAATAATGAAGTGA
- the LOC7454038 gene encoding uncharacterized protein LOC7454038 isoform X2, translating into MQFQGLLFTGCYSNLLVADRRYNLTVNPSFTLKNKSSSVRAHAALKLGHIQRSNSTSTCARGLLWRWGVSKVISIYLLCCLNLVALAQDYPSLSTSSYECEDVSSYYASVKGLEGKALKKKLHSVISKHQSLSYKEVWDALKFLDATNVDRPQASSGIVEIYSLRAVSKNLAGKPEGWNREHLWPRSYGLISGPSLTDLHNIRPADVNVNSSRGNKYYGECNKKSIRCLKPANKEAAFDTETDKERWTPPTKVRGDIARAIMYMAVCYGLHQPGGQNLHLSDSPSIENREMGLLSTLLKWNEVDPPSREEKLRNDRVCKFYQHNRNPFVDHPEYVSLIWKRVTPTHQNRHFPAKKEIMK; encoded by the exons ATGCAGTTTCAAGGGCTTCTGTTTACTGGTTGCTACTCCAATCTTCTAGTAGCTGACAGGAGATACAACCTCACAGTCAACCCCTCTTTCACACTCAAGAACAAGTCTTCCTCAGTAAGGGCACACGCTGCCCTCAAACTTGGCCATATTCAAAGAAGCAACAGCACCAGTACTTGTGCCAGAGGTTTATTATGGAGATGGGGGGTGTCTAAAGTCATCTCCATTTACTTGTTGTGTTGCCTCAATCTTGTAGCACTGGCTCAAGATTATCCATCTTTATCCACTTCTTCGTATGAATGTGAGGATGTTAGCAGTTACTATGCAAGTGTGAAGGGATTAGAAGGGAAAGCACtgaaaaagaaacttcattctGTTATCTCCAAGCATCAGTCACTGTCTTACAAAGAGGTTTGGGATGCCCTCAAGTTTCTTGATGCTACAAATGTTGATAGGCCTCAAGCTTCATCTGGGAT AGTTGAAATTTACTCTCTGAGAGCTGTTTCGAAAAACTTAGCTGGAAAACCTGAAGGATGGAATA GGGAACATTTGTGGCCTCGTTCTTATGGGCTAATTAGCGGTCCATCCTTGACTGATCTACATAATATTCGCCCGGCAGATGTGAATG TAAATTCATCTCGGGGAAACAAATACTACGGAGAATGCAATAAGAAATCAATACGATGTCTAAAGCCTGCAAACAAAGAAGCTGCTTTTGACACGGAAACAGACAAGGAGAGATGGACACCACCTACAAAG GTTAGAGGGGATATAGCAAGGGCAATAATGTACATGGCTGTATGTTATGGGCTTCATCAACCAGGTGGACAAAATCTTCACCTTTCTGATTCTCCAAGCATTG AGAACAGAGAGATGGGACTTCTTTCTACATTGCTAAAATGGAATGAAGTTGATCCACCTTCAAGAGAAGAGAAGCTGAGAAATGACAGGGTCTGCAAGTTTTATCAGCACAATAGAAATCCTTTTGTCGATCATCCTGAGTATGTCAGTCTTATTTGGAAAAGAGTTACCCCAACCCACCAAAATCGGCATTTTCCTGCCAAGAAGGAAATAATGAAGTGA
- the LOC7485198 gene encoding uncharacterized protein LOC7485198 — translation MEEELHIQAQTSKALIKQLASSDTKTRNKSLKILLNKWLPSQPQISEETMKKIWKGLFYCMWHADKSLAQNQLINKLSSLLTVIEVESVCFSYFSVFLVTMRREWSGIDGLRLDKFYLLIRRFVNSFFGFLKKKGWGLDVVERFMRVFVEKGFLADDNFLGNGVNYHVVSVFVEELKGFLPVKEAALEVIFGNFVGVMGKVSDKVLLGKIKSNVFDLLLRMGKELLEVKIKGDDVGDNDEVVILGSIALVMGFSKRFYELGSSVECCQGNRKVVLGLHEVFLKLEKDFVASGIKIALPESNGDEDEEEVPALVPIDSGMGVEGLNGDVANGPGSKKLKKSKKAKESDGNSKKAKKKKRNVISGSHSESDSMADENGYEDLPNGENSSKEKTVDDNLVRFDESAIANLQRQFEKVAAEVGIDEGVTSVCDFPKVTGNGNLSKKRKRAKRVELKQSENQESNGQEDDEAGTSTMAKSTEKSAKKVRFSMKNNLIWKPSTPLPPQSLRIPPSVTPRGSALKKGIPPGPVREMPAKKNMKQRAKSMKKVIKGISPATKRVKKLKSLAV, via the coding sequence ATGGAGGAGGAACTCCACATCCAAGCTCAAACGTCGAAAGCCCTAATAAAACAACTAGCATCAAGCGACACAAAAACCCGAAACAAGTCCTTAAAGATTCTCTTAAACAAATGGTTACCTTCACAACCTCAAATCTCTGAAGAAACTATGAAGAAAATATGGAAGGGGCTGTTTTACTGTATGTGGCATGCTGACAAGTCTTTAGCTCAGAACCAACTAATCAACAAATTGAGTTCTTTACTTACTGTTATTGAAGTTGAATCTGTTTGTTTTAgttatttctctgtttttttagttaCTATGAGAAGGGAATGGTCTGGTATTGATGGGTTGAGGTTAGAtaagttttatcttttgattagGAGATTTGtgaattctttttttggtttcttgaaaAAGAAGGGGTGGGGTTTGGATGTTGTGGAAAGGTTTATGAGGGTTTTTGTGGAAAAAGGATTTTTAgctgatgataattttttagggAACGGTGTTAATTATCATGTTGTTTCGGTTTTTGTTGAGGAATTGAAGGGTTTTTTGCCGGTGAAGGAGGCGGCTTTGGAGGTGATTTTTGGGAATTTTGTGGGTGTAATGGGGAAGGTGAGTGATAAGGTTTTGCTGGGGAAGATTAAGAGTAATGTGTTTGATCTGTTGTTGCGGATGGGGAAGGAATTGTTGGAGGTGAAGATTAAGGGGGATGACGTTGGGGACAATGATGAGGTGGTGATTTTGGGTTCAATTGCTTTGGTAATGGGGTTCTCCAAGAGGTTTTATGAGTTGGGTTCTTCAGTCGAGTGTTGTCAAGGGAATAGGAAAGTGGTTTTGGGGTTACATGAAGTGTTTTTGAAGTTAGAGAAGGATTTCGTGGCCTCAGGGATCAAGATTGCACTTCCAGAGAGTAATGGTGACGAGGATGAAGAGGAGGTGCCAGCTTTGGTTCCTATTGATAGTGGTATGGGAGTGGAAGGTTTGAATGGTGACGTTGCTAATGGGCCTGGTagcaagaaattgaagaaaagcaAAAAGGCAAAGGAGTCGGATGGCAATAGCAAAAAggctaagaagaagaaaaggaatgtCATTTCCGGTTCCCACAGTGAGAGTGATTCTATGGCTGATGAGAATGGTTATGAGGATTTACCAAATGGGGAGAATtcaagcaaagaaaagactgtGGATGATAATTTGGTAAGGTTTGATGAATCTGCCATAGCAAATCTTCAGAGGCAATTTGAGAAAGTTGCCGCAGAAGTGGGCATAGATGAGGGTGTCACTAGTGTCTGTGATTTTCCTAAAGTCACTGGCAACGGTAATCTTtccaaaaagagaaagagagcgAAGAGGGTGGAATTGAAGCAATCTGAAAATCAAGAATCGAACGGccaagaagatgatgaagctGGCACAAGCACAATGGCAAAGAGCACTGAGAAGAGTGCAAAAAAAGTCCGGTTTTCTATGAAAAACAACTTGATCTGGAAGCCCAGCACTCCTTTACCACCACAAAGTTTGAGAATACCGCCTTCTGTGACCCCTAGAGGAAGTGCACTTAAAAAAGGGATACCTCCGGGTCCAGTTAGGGAGATGCCtgcaaagaaaaatatgaaacaaaGAGCGAAATCCATGAAGAAAGTAATCAAAGGCATTTCCCCTGCCACTAAGCGCGTAAAGAAGTTAAAATCACTTGCCGTCTAG